The Lemur catta isolate mLemCat1 chromosome X, mLemCat1.pri, whole genome shotgun sequence genome has a window encoding:
- the ZNF630 gene encoding zinc finger protein 630 isoform X2: protein MLETYSHLVSVGYSGIKPDAIIKLEHGEAPWIIESELSRWICPDREKVLESSQQIISGELSSQREIVERTPKDNSLYSILKVWHIGNQIDSYQGNKDRVLRQVTAISHETLVEETGPKYNAFGKMFNGCTDLDPSSKKLHNFDLCEKNLKSNLDSLNCDRNHARKNPIERFGCGRPPSCRAFCSVPENEGFIHTGMKPCGESECEKVLHNKKAHIQYKKVQAREKLNVCSVCGKGFIKKSQLVIHQRIHTGEKPYVCGDCEKAFSEKSHLIVHQRIHTGEKPYECPECGRAFSQKSPFIVHQRVHTGEKPFECFECLKAFSQKSHLITHQRVHTREKPFECGECGKTFCEKSHLCIQQLTHNGEKPYACTECGKTFPRKTQLIIHQRTHTGEKPYKCSECGKTFCQQSHLIGHQRIHTGEKPYVCTDCGKAFSQKSHLTGHQRLHTGEKPYLCTECGKSFSQKSPLIIHQRIHTGEKPYECRECGKTFSQKSPLVIHQRIHTGEKPYECTECGRAFSLKSHLVTHQRVHTGEKPYECSECGKAFCEKSPLITHQRTHIKEKPSECAEYGMTFTWKSQMITYQRTHTGEKPSKCSDSGKAFRQHVYLTGHQNASRRKTLYMY from the exons ATGCTGGAGACCTATAGTCACCTGGTCTCAGTGG GGTATTCAGGTATAAAACCGGATGCAATAATTAAGTTGGAACATGGAGAGGCCCCGTGGATTATAGAGAGTGAGTTGTCAAGGTGGATCTGTCCAG aCAGGGAGAAAGTCCTTGAATCTTCCCAGCAGATCATTTCTGGAGAACTTTCATCTCAAAGGGAGATAGTAGAAAGAACCCCAAAGGATAATTCATTGTACTCCATTTTGAAAGTCTGGCATATTGGTAATCAAATAGATAGTTATCAAGGAAACAAAGACAGAGTTTTGAGGCAGGTCACAGCCATCAGCCATGAAACATTGGTTGAGGAGACAGGCCCCAAGTATAATgcatttggaaaaatgttcaatggGTGCACAGACCTTGATCCTTCAAGTAAAAAACTCCATAATTTTGATTTATGTGAAAAGAACTTAAAATCTAATTTAGATTCACTAAATTGTGATAGGAACCATGCAAGAAAGAACCCCATTGAGAGATTTGGATGTGGAAGACCACCTAGCTGTAGGGCCTTCTGTTCTGTGCCTGAGAATGAAGGCTTCATTCATACTGGAATGAAGCCCTGTGGAGAGAGTGAATGTGAAAAAGTTCTTCATAATAAGAAAGCCCATATTCAGTATAAGAAAGTTCAAGCCAGAGAGAAACTCaatgtttgtagtgtgtgtgggAAGGGCTTTATCAAGAAGTCACAGCTTGTTATAcatcaaagaattcatactggagagaaaccatatgtATGTGGAGATTGTGAGAAAGCCTTCAGTGAAAAATCACACCTCATTGTCCATCAGAGGAttcatactggggagaaaccctatgaatgtccTGAGTGTGGCAGGGCCTTCTCTCAGAAGTCGCCGTTCATTGTTCATCAGAGAGTCCATACGGGAGAGAAACCTTTCGAATGTTTTGAGTGTCTAAAAGCCTTCTCCCAGAAGTCACATCTCATTACGCATCAGCGAGTTCATACCAGAGAGAAGCCCTTTGAATGCGGTGAATGTGGGAAAACCTTTTGTGAGAAATCTCACCTTTGTATACAGCAGCTAACTCATAATGGGGAGAAGCCCTATGCATGTACTGAATGTGGGAAGACCTTCCCTCGGAAAACACAGCTCATCATACATCAGAGAAcgcacactggagagaagccttaTAAGTGTAGTGAATGTGGAAAAACCTTCTGCCAGCAGTCTCATCTCATAGGACATcaaagaattcatacaggagagaaaccttatgtGTGTACTGACTGTGGGAAGGCTTTTTCCCAGAAGTCACACCTCACTGGCCATCAAAGacttcatactggagaaaaaccttatTTGTGCACTGAATGTGGAAAATCCTTCTCTCAGAAATCACCTCTTATTATACACcagagaattcatacaggagagaaaccctatgagtgTAGAGAATGTGGCAAAACCTTCTCCCAGAAATCACCCCTTGTTattcatcagagaattcacacaggGGAGAAACCCTACGAATGTACTGAGTGTGGGAGGGCCTTTTCCCTGAAGTCACATCTTGTTACACATCAGAgagttcatactggagagaaaccatatgaatgcagtgaatgtggaaaGGCCTTCTGCGAGAAGTCTCCACTCATTACACACCAGAGAACCCATATTAAGGAGAAACCCTCTGAATGTGCTGAGTATGGGATGACCTTTACCTGGAAATCACAGATGATCACATATCAGAGAACacacactggggagaaaccctCCAAATGCAGTGACAGTGGGAAGGCCTTCCGCCAGCATGTATACCTCACTGGACATCAGAATGCGTCTAGAAGAAAAACCCTATATATGTACTGA
- the ZNF630 gene encoding zinc finger protein 630 isoform X1 produces MSESQEPVTFADVAVDFTQEEWQHLDPAQKTLHRDVMLETYSHLVSVGYSGIKPDAIIKLEHGEAPWIIESELSRWICPDREKVLESSQQIISGELSSQREIVERTPKDNSLYSILKVWHIGNQIDSYQGNKDRVLRQVTAISHETLVEETGPKYNAFGKMFNGCTDLDPSSKKLHNFDLCEKNLKSNLDSLNCDRNHARKNPIERFGCGRPPSCRAFCSVPENEGFIHTGMKPCGESECEKVLHNKKAHIQYKKVQAREKLNVCSVCGKGFIKKSQLVIHQRIHTGEKPYVCGDCEKAFSEKSHLIVHQRIHTGEKPYECPECGRAFSQKSPFIVHQRVHTGEKPFECFECLKAFSQKSHLITHQRVHTREKPFECGECGKTFCEKSHLCIQQLTHNGEKPYACTECGKTFPRKTQLIIHQRTHTGEKPYKCSECGKTFCQQSHLIGHQRIHTGEKPYVCTDCGKAFSQKSHLTGHQRLHTGEKPYLCTECGKSFSQKSPLIIHQRIHTGEKPYECRECGKTFSQKSPLVIHQRIHTGEKPYECTECGRAFSLKSHLVTHQRVHTGEKPYECSECGKAFCEKSPLITHQRTHIKEKPSECAEYGMTFTWKSQMITYQRTHTGEKPSKCSDSGKAFRQHVYLTGHQNASRRKTLYMY; encoded by the exons atgagtgAGTCTCAG GAGCCAGTGACATTTGCAGATGTGGCTGTGGACTTCACCCAAGAAGAGTGGCAGCATCTGGACCCAGCTCAGAAGACCCTGCACAGGGATGTGATGCTGGAGACCTATAGTCACCTGGTCTCAGTGG GGTATTCAGGTATAAAACCGGATGCAATAATTAAGTTGGAACATGGAGAGGCCCCGTGGATTATAGAGAGTGAGTTGTCAAGGTGGATCTGTCCAG aCAGGGAGAAAGTCCTTGAATCTTCCCAGCAGATCATTTCTGGAGAACTTTCATCTCAAAGGGAGATAGTAGAAAGAACCCCAAAGGATAATTCATTGTACTCCATTTTGAAAGTCTGGCATATTGGTAATCAAATAGATAGTTATCAAGGAAACAAAGACAGAGTTTTGAGGCAGGTCACAGCCATCAGCCATGAAACATTGGTTGAGGAGACAGGCCCCAAGTATAATgcatttggaaaaatgttcaatggGTGCACAGACCTTGATCCTTCAAGTAAAAAACTCCATAATTTTGATTTATGTGAAAAGAACTTAAAATCTAATTTAGATTCACTAAATTGTGATAGGAACCATGCAAGAAAGAACCCCATTGAGAGATTTGGATGTGGAAGACCACCTAGCTGTAGGGCCTTCTGTTCTGTGCCTGAGAATGAAGGCTTCATTCATACTGGAATGAAGCCCTGTGGAGAGAGTGAATGTGAAAAAGTTCTTCATAATAAGAAAGCCCATATTCAGTATAAGAAAGTTCAAGCCAGAGAGAAACTCaatgtttgtagtgtgtgtgggAAGGGCTTTATCAAGAAGTCACAGCTTGTTATAcatcaaagaattcatactggagagaaaccatatgtATGTGGAGATTGTGAGAAAGCCTTCAGTGAAAAATCACACCTCATTGTCCATCAGAGGAttcatactggggagaaaccctatgaatgtccTGAGTGTGGCAGGGCCTTCTCTCAGAAGTCGCCGTTCATTGTTCATCAGAGAGTCCATACGGGAGAGAAACCTTTCGAATGTTTTGAGTGTCTAAAAGCCTTCTCCCAGAAGTCACATCTCATTACGCATCAGCGAGTTCATACCAGAGAGAAGCCCTTTGAATGCGGTGAATGTGGGAAAACCTTTTGTGAGAAATCTCACCTTTGTATACAGCAGCTAACTCATAATGGGGAGAAGCCCTATGCATGTACTGAATGTGGGAAGACCTTCCCTCGGAAAACACAGCTCATCATACATCAGAGAAcgcacactggagagaagccttaTAAGTGTAGTGAATGTGGAAAAACCTTCTGCCAGCAGTCTCATCTCATAGGACATcaaagaattcatacaggagagaaaccttatgtGTGTACTGACTGTGGGAAGGCTTTTTCCCAGAAGTCACACCTCACTGGCCATCAAAGacttcatactggagaaaaaccttatTTGTGCACTGAATGTGGAAAATCCTTCTCTCAGAAATCACCTCTTATTATACACcagagaattcatacaggagagaaaccctatgagtgTAGAGAATGTGGCAAAACCTTCTCCCAGAAATCACCCCTTGTTattcatcagagaattcacacaggGGAGAAACCCTACGAATGTACTGAGTGTGGGAGGGCCTTTTCCCTGAAGTCACATCTTGTTACACATCAGAgagttcatactggagagaaaccatatgaatgcagtgaatgtggaaaGGCCTTCTGCGAGAAGTCTCCACTCATTACACACCAGAGAACCCATATTAAGGAGAAACCCTCTGAATGTGCTGAGTATGGGATGACCTTTACCTGGAAATCACAGATGATCACATATCAGAGAACacacactggggagaaaccctCCAAATGCAGTGACAGTGGGAAGGCCTTCCGCCAGCATGTATACCTCACTGGACATCAGAATGCGTCTAGAAGAAAAACCCTATATATGTACTGA